Proteins encoded in a region of the Halioglobus maricola genome:
- the sohB gene encoding protease SohB, protein MEYLFEFGLFLAQSVTLVAAVLILVAGLVAIGQRQRSDMNEGHIEIRNLNEKYKHIGAAIRETVEPEAAYKDQLKEEKKSEKQKAKQEKKKRKKEKAADAERSRLYVLDFDGDIKASATDNLREEISAVLTETRAGDEILVKVESPGGLVHGYGLAASQLQRIRDAEVPLTIAVDKVAASGGYMMACVASRIIAAPFAVIGSIGVLAQLPNFHRLLKKHDIDFELFTAGEYKRTLTMFGENTDKGREKFTQELEDTHGLFKDFVAGNRPQLDVDAVATGEVWYGQQAVDQGLVDEIMTSDSFLQQRLEEWDVFEVRFVHKKNWQEKLGVAAESAMERGFLKIFQRGQRPQL, encoded by the coding sequence TTGGAGTACCTGTTTGAATTCGGATTATTTCTTGCGCAGTCTGTAACCCTTGTTGCGGCAGTCCTCATCCTTGTGGCGGGGCTGGTAGCGATTGGCCAGCGCCAGCGCTCGGATATGAACGAGGGGCATATCGAGATCCGCAACCTCAACGAAAAGTATAAACACATTGGTGCGGCTATTCGTGAAACAGTCGAGCCGGAGGCTGCCTACAAGGATCAACTCAAGGAAGAGAAGAAGTCCGAGAAGCAAAAAGCCAAGCAGGAAAAAAAGAAACGCAAGAAAGAAAAAGCCGCAGATGCCGAGCGCAGCCGCCTGTATGTGCTGGATTTCGATGGTGATATCAAGGCCAGCGCTACTGATAACCTGCGCGAAGAAATATCGGCAGTCCTTACCGAGACACGCGCCGGCGACGAGATACTGGTCAAGGTTGAGAGCCCCGGCGGCCTGGTGCATGGCTATGGCCTCGCCGCCAGCCAGTTGCAGCGCATTCGTGATGCAGAAGTACCGCTGACGATTGCCGTAGACAAAGTGGCTGCCAGTGGCGGCTACATGATGGCGTGTGTGGCGAGCCGAATTATCGCTGCCCCGTTTGCCGTTATTGGCTCCATCGGCGTATTGGCGCAATTGCCCAATTTTCACCGATTATTAAAGAAACACGATATCGATTTTGAACTGTTCACTGCTGGTGAATACAAGCGAACGCTGACCATGTTTGGCGAGAATACCGACAAAGGCCGCGAGAAGTTCACCCAGGAACTGGAGGACACGCACGGTCTGTTTAAAGACTTTGTCGCCGGCAATCGCCCGCAACTCGACGTGGACGCGGTCGCAACCGGAGAAGTCTGGTATGGGCAGCAGGCAGTGGATCAGGGCCTGGTCGACGAGATCATGACATCCGATAGTTTCCTGCAACAGCGCCTGGAAGAGTGGGACGTTTTCGAAGTGCGTTTTGTGCACAAGAAGAACTGGCAGGAAAAGCTGGGTGTCGCGGCTGAAAGCGCGATGGAACGAGGCTTTTTAAAGATATTTCAGCGTGGGCAGCGGCCGCAGCTTTAG
- a CDS encoding class I SAM-dependent methyltransferase: protein MSQQFSEIFNELESWYGSEPGQLVLDKIRTRVNHHLDTAFGYHILQLGPVRDESLISDGRIHHHIYAGPRAGGTAGMLCDAGELPLASDSVDVIVAHHSLEFSTNPHQVLRELQRVLTPQGHLLIVGFNPLSFRGLGLLAKRLGRYSPWRRHHPVSQNRLYDWLRLVGCDPDSSSFLHTVPGIGGGRLRSLLERFDSWCGRHSLPLGGVYVVHAIKQQPGLTESRLGLRSRGEKLMGLAVPKPAPRPSPAPAAPTRGPHVGAVRRRPSGEIIH from the coding sequence ATGAGTCAGCAGTTTAGCGAGATTTTTAACGAACTGGAATCCTGGTACGGTAGCGAGCCGGGGCAACTCGTGCTCGACAAAATTCGCACTCGAGTAAACCACCACCTGGATACCGCTTTCGGCTACCATATCCTGCAGTTAGGGCCCGTTCGAGACGAATCCCTCATCAGTGACGGGCGAATCCATCATCACATCTATGCGGGCCCGCGTGCTGGCGGCACCGCGGGAATGCTTTGCGATGCGGGCGAGCTGCCTCTTGCCAGCGATAGCGTCGACGTCATCGTTGCCCACCACAGCCTTGAATTCAGTACCAACCCGCACCAGGTGCTGCGCGAACTTCAGCGCGTTCTAACCCCACAGGGGCATTTGCTGATTGTAGGCTTTAATCCCCTTAGTTTTCGTGGGCTGGGCTTGCTGGCTAAACGTCTGGGGCGTTACTCCCCGTGGCGCAGGCATCACCCGGTTTCCCAGAACCGCCTCTACGATTGGCTGCGACTGGTTGGCTGTGATCCCGACAGCAGTAGCTTCCTGCATACGGTGCCCGGCATCGGTGGTGGCCGTCTGCGCAGCTTGCTAGAGCGCTTCGATAGCTGGTGTGGGCGCCACAGCCTGCCATTGGGCGGTGTCTATGTAGTGCACGCCATCAAACAGCAGCCGGGGCTGACCGAGAGCCGTCTGGGCCTGCGCAGCCGCGGTGAAAAACTCATGGGCCTTGCAGTACCGAAGCCCGCGCCCAGACCCAGTCCTGCACCTGCCGCGCCAACGCGCGGCCCTCACGTCGGCGCCGTTCGCCGGCGGCCGAGTGGAGAAATTATTCATTGA
- the rnhA gene encoding ribonuclease HI has product MKDVEVFTDGACRGNPGPGGWGALLRYQGNEKSLYGGDPATTNNRMELQAAIEALKALREPCVVTLTTDSVYVKNGITQWLEGWKRKGWKTAGKKPVKNVDLWQALDEQNQRHKVEWCWVKGHSGHRENEIADQLANRGIDELS; this is encoded by the coding sequence TTGAAAGATGTTGAAGTATTTACCGATGGCGCCTGTAGAGGTAATCCCGGGCCCGGCGGCTGGGGTGCGTTGTTGCGCTATCAGGGGAACGAGAAGTCGCTATACGGCGGTGATCCTGCGACAACGAACAATCGAATGGAGTTACAAGCCGCTATCGAAGCGCTCAAAGCACTGCGCGAGCCCTGTGTGGTGACCCTCACCACCGACTCCGTGTATGTAAAAAACGGGATCACGCAATGGCTGGAAGGCTGGAAACGCAAGGGTTGGAAAACCGCGGGCAAAAAGCCGGTGAAGAATGTCGATCTTTGGCAGGCCCTGGATGAGCAGAATCAACGGCACAAGGTTGAGTGGTGCTGGGTTAAAGGCCACAGCGGCCACCGAGAAAACGAAATCGCGGATCAGCTCGCCAACCGCGGTATCGATGAATTGAGTTAA
- a CDS encoding FHA domain-containing protein produces MAQLRDTNTKRSFSLRTHHTIGRCAERSDTVVSSPITSRIHLSMEWDGDHWNVRDLSKNGTWLGAKRLQPNESVPVRLGDTIHVGAPDMPPLEFIDDQPPSSGLIATTDDTPDLPLEPFIFLPSADNPQAVLIYSYHRHSWLLHPMEHDNVQSNERVIHHGDYLRYGGHEWQVFLAETEQVTEINIAPEKKLEDIEFIFDLSRDEENTGLQLQFGSKQVNLGERSHHYLLMHLARIRAADAGNGYDQKTQGWIDNEQLKKDLGMDMPHINIMIFRARKQITENLEHTLDSDQLIERGKGRMRFGSPKFRIFKGESLAYALPSADASVR; encoded by the coding sequence ATGGCGCAATTGCGCGACACTAACACTAAGCGAAGCTTCTCGCTCCGCACTCACCATACTATCGGCCGCTGCGCGGAACGTTCCGATACGGTGGTGAGCAGCCCAATTACTTCGAGAATTCACCTTTCCATGGAATGGGACGGAGACCACTGGAATGTGCGCGATCTATCCAAAAATGGCACCTGGCTAGGTGCTAAACGTCTACAACCCAATGAGAGCGTACCTGTGCGGCTTGGCGACACCATTCATGTCGGTGCCCCCGACATGCCGCCGCTGGAGTTCATAGACGACCAGCCTCCCAGTTCTGGCCTGATTGCCACCACAGACGACACCCCGGATTTGCCTCTGGAGCCTTTTATATTCCTGCCCAGTGCGGATAACCCACAGGCGGTGCTCATTTATTCCTACCACCGCCACTCCTGGCTACTGCACCCGATGGAGCACGACAATGTGCAATCCAATGAGCGGGTTATCCACCATGGTGATTACCTTCGCTATGGCGGACACGAGTGGCAGGTATTTCTTGCTGAGACCGAACAGGTCACTGAGATCAATATCGCGCCAGAAAAGAAGCTCGAGGATATCGAGTTTATCTTTGACCTCAGCCGCGACGAGGAGAACACAGGTCTGCAGCTCCAGTTCGGCAGCAAACAGGTGAACCTGGGGGAACGCAGCCATCATTACCTGCTGATGCACCTGGCACGAATCCGCGCAGCAGACGCTGGCAATGGCTACGACCAGAAAACCCAGGGCTGGATCGATAACGAGCAGCTCAAAAAAGATCTGGGCATGGATATGCCACATATCAACATCATGATTTTCCGCGCCCGCAAGCAGATTACGGAAAATCTCGAACACACCCTCGACTCCGACCAGCTGATCGAGCGTGGCAAAGGACGGATGCGCTTCGGCAGTCCGAAATTCAGAATCTTCAAAGGCGAGAGCCTGGCCTACGCCCTCCCCAGCGCTGACGCCTCAGTACGGTAA
- a CDS encoding SulP family inorganic anion transporter, with protein sequence MNKPDGWFPPRTWLAAYTKADGAADILAGVIVAIMLIPQSLAYALLAGLPPEMGLYASILPLIAYALLGTSRTLSVGPVAVISLMTASALARVTATGEVDYASAAIALAALSGVMLVGMGFLRFGFLANFLSHPVVSGFITASGIIIALSQLSHLLGITGSGSTLPALLSGLVSQLSQSNVYTALTGIGVLTFLLWSRKGLEPLLIRLGTPTTFAAILARAGPVFAILATAWLSYRLHLGDHGVALVGAIPAGLPALSAPPVELSLWRELAVSALLISIIGFVESVSVGKTLAAKRRQRIDHNQELVALGSANIAASISGGFPVTGGFSRSVVNFDAGAHTQAASIFAAAGIALTALFLTPALLYLPKATLAATIIVAVISLLDIKVLAKAWRYARSDFFAVSITIIVTLIAGVEIGVLCGITSSILLHLHKTTRPHVAVVGTVPGTEHYRNTERHEVITYPSLVSIRIDESLYFANAGYLEDYIYRLVAEQNELKHVILQCTAVNEIDMSALEMLESVVHSLAEQGITLNLSEVKGPVMDALKEVNFPSSLSGKIYLSHHQAVKALRLDEPEPYII encoded by the coding sequence TTGAATAAACCCGACGGCTGGTTCCCCCCGCGAACCTGGCTCGCGGCGTACACAAAAGCTGATGGGGCCGCCGACATCCTGGCAGGCGTTATCGTAGCGATAATGCTGATCCCGCAATCACTCGCGTATGCGCTACTCGCGGGCCTGCCACCGGAGATGGGACTCTACGCTTCAATCCTGCCGCTGATCGCCTACGCCCTACTCGGAACCAGTCGCACGCTGTCGGTGGGCCCTGTTGCCGTTATTTCCCTGATGACAGCCTCTGCCCTGGCCAGAGTAACCGCCACCGGTGAGGTGGACTACGCCAGCGCAGCCATTGCGCTTGCGGCTCTATCGGGTGTAATGCTGGTCGGCATGGGGTTTTTGCGCTTCGGCTTCCTCGCAAACTTCCTCTCCCATCCGGTAGTTTCAGGCTTCATCACCGCATCAGGCATCATCATCGCACTCAGCCAATTGAGCCACTTGCTGGGGATTACTGGCAGCGGGAGCACCCTGCCCGCACTGTTGTCCGGGCTTGTCAGCCAGCTCTCGCAGAGTAATGTCTACACGGCGCTTACTGGCATCGGCGTGCTGACATTTCTGCTGTGGAGCCGTAAAGGGCTGGAGCCGCTACTTATCCGGCTCGGCACCCCGACGACCTTCGCTGCGATACTCGCTCGCGCTGGTCCGGTATTCGCAATTCTGGCTACCGCATGGTTGAGCTATCGCCTCCACCTTGGCGATCATGGCGTCGCGTTGGTAGGTGCTATCCCTGCAGGTCTGCCTGCGCTGTCTGCCCCGCCTGTCGAGCTTTCCCTGTGGCGGGAGTTGGCGGTGTCTGCGCTGTTAATCTCGATAATAGGGTTTGTAGAATCCGTATCAGTGGGGAAAACGCTTGCTGCAAAACGTCGCCAGCGTATCGATCACAATCAGGAGTTAGTCGCCCTCGGCAGCGCAAATATCGCCGCCAGCATTAGCGGCGGCTTCCCGGTAACGGGAGGATTCTCTCGCTCAGTCGTCAATTTCGACGCCGGCGCCCACACTCAGGCCGCAAGTATTTTTGCTGCAGCGGGCATTGCCCTGACCGCGCTATTCTTGACACCTGCATTGCTCTACCTGCCTAAAGCAACGCTGGCAGCCACCATTATTGTTGCCGTCATTTCACTGCTGGATATCAAAGTATTAGCCAAGGCCTGGCGCTATGCACGTTCAGATTTTTTTGCGGTCTCGATCACTATCATCGTCACCCTGATAGCGGGGGTCGAAATCGGTGTTCTATGCGGCATTACATCGTCTATCCTGCTCCATTTGCACAAAACCACCAGGCCGCACGTTGCAGTGGTCGGGACGGTTCCGGGGACCGAGCATTACCGCAATACAGAACGCCACGAGGTCATCACCTATCCCTCGCTTGTGTCGATCAGGATCGACGAAAGTCTTTACTTCGCCAACGCAGGTTATCTTGAAGACTACATTTATCGGCTGGTCGCCGAGCAAAACGAACTGAAGCATGTCATTCTCCAGTGCACGGCAGTGAATGAGATCGATATGAGTGCGCTTGAAATGCTGGAGTCAGTCGTCCACAGCCTTGCTGAACAGGGTATTACACTTAATCTCAGTGAGGTCAAAGGGCCGGTGATGGATGCCTTGAAGGAAGTTAATTTCCCGTCCAGCCTCTCCGGAAAAATCTATCTCAGCCATCACCAGGCGGTAAAAGCCCTCAGGCTGGACGAGCCGGAGCCCTATATCATATGA
- the nhaB gene encoding sodium/proton antiporter NhaB: protein MNESAASALWKNFLGPSPTWYKQTIVAFLLLNPVLLYIFGPFVTGWILIGEFIFTLALALRCYPLQPGGLLAIQAVILGMTSPDSVYHETLANFEVILLLMFMVAGIYFMKEMLLFVFTKILLKVESKVLLSLLFCLVAALLSAFLDALTVTAVLISVGVGFYSVYHKVASGKGLHHDNHDHSQDDSVEENNREDLENFRAFLRSLLMHGAVGTALGGVCTLVGEPQNLLIATIAGWDFGTFVKIMAPVTMPVLACGLATCMLLELFGKFGYGAKLPPRVREVLEEFEQKESSQRNNRARARLVIQALVAALLVAALAMHWAAVGLIGLMVIVLLTAFNGIIEEHQIGSAFEEALPFTALLVVFFAIVAVIHDQHLFTPVINAVLAMDADVRPAMFFIANGALSMISDNVFVATVYINEVKDALDAGTITRTEFNQLAVAINTGTNLPSVATPNGQAAFLFLLTSALAPLIRLSYGRMVIMALPYTVVLGGVGLACVSAFV, encoded by the coding sequence ATGAACGAATCAGCCGCCTCAGCTCTGTGGAAAAACTTTCTCGGTCCTTCCCCCACCTGGTACAAGCAGACGATCGTCGCATTCCTGCTGCTCAACCCTGTTTTACTTTACATCTTTGGACCCTTCGTTACTGGCTGGATTCTCATTGGTGAGTTTATCTTCACCCTGGCACTTGCCCTGCGCTGCTACCCCTTGCAGCCTGGCGGTCTGTTGGCGATCCAGGCCGTCATTCTGGGGATGACGTCACCAGATTCCGTCTACCACGAGACGCTGGCGAACTTCGAAGTCATTCTGCTGCTGATGTTTATGGTCGCCGGCATTTACTTTATGAAGGAAATGCTGCTGTTTGTCTTTACCAAAATCCTCCTCAAAGTAGAGTCGAAAGTCTTGCTCTCGCTCCTGTTCTGTCTGGTTGCAGCCTTATTATCAGCCTTCCTGGACGCACTCACGGTAACCGCCGTGCTCATCAGCGTCGGTGTTGGCTTTTACTCGGTCTATCACAAAGTGGCCTCGGGAAAAGGTCTGCATCACGACAATCACGATCACTCGCAAGATGACTCCGTCGAAGAGAACAACCGCGAAGATCTGGAAAACTTTCGCGCTTTCCTCCGCAGCTTGTTGATGCACGGCGCCGTAGGCACTGCGCTCGGCGGCGTTTGCACCCTGGTTGGCGAGCCGCAGAACCTATTGATTGCGACGATCGCTGGCTGGGACTTCGGTACATTTGTCAAAATCATGGCGCCGGTCACCATGCCGGTTCTGGCCTGCGGTCTGGCCACTTGCATGCTGCTGGAGCTGTTCGGGAAATTTGGCTATGGCGCGAAACTGCCGCCCAGAGTGCGCGAAGTGCTGGAGGAGTTCGAACAGAAAGAGTCCAGTCAGCGGAACAATCGCGCCAGGGCCAGGCTGGTGATTCAGGCGCTGGTCGCAGCGTTACTGGTTGCCGCACTGGCCATGCACTGGGCTGCCGTCGGCTTGATCGGCCTGATGGTTATCGTGCTTCTCACCGCGTTCAACGGAATTATCGAGGAGCACCAGATCGGCAGCGCGTTCGAAGAGGCCCTGCCCTTTACCGCGCTGCTAGTGGTATTTTTCGCCATCGTCGCGGTTATTCATGACCAGCACCTGTTCACGCCGGTTATCAATGCGGTTTTGGCGATGGATGCCGATGTTCGCCCGGCGATGTTCTTTATTGCGAATGGCGCACTCTCGATGATCAGCGACAACGTGTTCGTGGCAACGGTATACATCAATGAAGTGAAGGACGCGCTGGACGCTGGCACCATTACGCGCACAGAATTCAATCAGTTGGCGGTAGCGATCAATACCGGCACCAATTTGCCGAGTGTCGCCACCCCTAACGGCCAGGCCGCGTTTCTGTTCCTGCTGACATCCGCCCTCGCCCCACTGATCAGGCTCTCTTACGGCCGCATGGTGATCATGGCTCTGCCCTACACCGTTGTTCTAGGCGGCGTGGGACTGGCTTGTGTGAGCGCGTTTGTCTAG
- a CDS encoding serine/threonine-protein kinase, giving the protein MPSDAGSVLAGKYEILRALGRGGMGEVYLAQDLRLKRNVAVKYLRGDLPEGNWAEHLRREALLLAQLNHPNIVQIYDIVEEDGTLAFVMEYVEGRNLFLHLREHRVDLGERLRWLAEISAGLAASHEAGVSHCDLKAENVLISPAGTAKVNDFGIASEKTDPAEDIAALGRLAESMLADHRHSISPAMDELLESLAHRKASARPTAAQVAERFRFAWYEYYQQETPLPEQIAPAQEGSGNLQWFGVSAALLALIAATLLYMREPEKIRYVAIAPTEITQSAQSAAGQDYTARAVVQSLRETTVAAEGLALADYNAGDLDENLTPAETMTALGADTLITSKLDCTRSPCQLELVQFSGSHARRSAPHRMELPSQTALASREMAREQWAALFPDSDLPANTDMVSEQAYIEYLNQFARHENNASPNSDTVFQLAATLDNAPSFAPLYQLYIETAFELYAATASPALLDQIESRLALADRELALPERLDFERFQLALARGDLGRADTLKNQIVSRGTDPARASYLQGEVLLGSERYAEAIPYFAAATILRPSVRYLTRQSVNAYRSGDFHEAQHALIVMQDIYPHNTRALDMLARQQISIGRLDLAIATTERSLTLSDSATTRATLGIAHLLDGDYAAAREALSRAFQADRGMTLTLLQLAEAEELLGNEPKADQLYKQVIDREQAGDLLLSPQAAALAYAHRGETDTAVRLTRSSHRQIKGLRHARAAALVYTLANMHLDALNHIEEALDAGSKGHYFNLPWFDPLCAETRFLELMEQAENDSRCVALAISGAE; this is encoded by the coding sequence ATGCCCTCTGACGCCGGATCTGTACTCGCCGGAAAATATGAAATTCTCCGTGCGCTCGGCCGTGGCGGCATGGGCGAGGTCTACCTCGCCCAGGACTTACGACTCAAGCGCAATGTCGCGGTAAAATACCTGCGTGGCGACCTTCCCGAGGGCAATTGGGCCGAGCACCTCCGTCGCGAGGCCCTACTGTTAGCCCAACTTAATCATCCGAATATTGTCCAGATCTACGACATAGTAGAAGAAGATGGCACGCTTGCTTTCGTCATGGAGTACGTCGAGGGGCGCAACCTCTTCCTGCACTTGCGCGAGCACCGTGTGGATTTGGGTGAGCGCCTGCGCTGGCTTGCGGAAATTTCAGCAGGTCTGGCCGCCTCCCACGAAGCCGGTGTCTCCCACTGCGATCTCAAAGCCGAAAATGTGCTTATAAGCCCTGCGGGCACGGCCAAGGTCAATGACTTTGGTATCGCCAGTGAAAAAACTGATCCGGCCGAAGATATAGCGGCACTGGGGCGACTTGCCGAGTCCATGCTGGCAGATCATCGCCACAGTATCAGCCCTGCGATGGACGAACTGCTTGAATCTCTCGCTCACCGGAAGGCCTCCGCGCGACCCACCGCCGCCCAGGTGGCTGAGCGCTTTCGATTCGCCTGGTATGAGTACTACCAGCAGGAAACCCCCCTCCCCGAGCAGATCGCCCCGGCACAGGAAGGTTCGGGAAATCTACAGTGGTTTGGCGTTTCTGCAGCACTACTGGCACTCATCGCGGCTACTCTGCTGTACATGAGGGAGCCAGAAAAAATCCGCTATGTTGCGATCGCCCCAACCGAAATTACACAGTCAGCCCAGTCCGCGGCAGGCCAGGACTATACGGCCCGCGCTGTGGTCCAGAGCTTGCGCGAAACGACTGTTGCAGCGGAAGGACTGGCACTGGCCGATTACAATGCCGGAGACCTCGACGAAAATCTCACACCCGCCGAGACCATGACAGCACTGGGTGCCGATACCCTGATAACCAGCAAACTCGATTGCACTCGAAGCCCCTGCCAATTGGAGTTGGTGCAATTCAGCGGTTCTCATGCACGCCGCTCCGCGCCGCACCGCATGGAACTGCCGAGCCAAACTGCACTGGCAAGCAGAGAGATGGCACGAGAGCAGTGGGCCGCGCTCTTCCCCGATAGCGATTTGCCCGCGAACACAGATATGGTCAGTGAGCAGGCTTATATCGAGTATCTGAACCAATTTGCGCGTCATGAGAATAACGCCAGCCCCAACTCAGACACTGTGTTCCAGCTGGCTGCGACTCTCGATAATGCGCCCTCCTTCGCTCCCCTGTATCAGCTCTATATTGAGACTGCTTTTGAGCTCTATGCGGCCACGGCTTCGCCAGCCTTACTGGATCAGATCGAAAGCAGGCTGGCTCTCGCAGACCGCGAATTGGCGTTACCGGAACGGCTGGATTTTGAACGTTTCCAGCTAGCCCTGGCCAGGGGAGATCTCGGCCGTGCAGACACACTGAAGAACCAGATTGTGAGCCGAGGGACAGATCCTGCCCGCGCGAGTTACCTGCAGGGAGAAGTTCTTCTCGGCAGTGAACGCTACGCCGAAGCGATACCCTACTTCGCAGCGGCTACCATTCTTCGCCCCTCTGTTCGCTATCTGACGCGCCAGTCTGTCAACGCCTACAGGAGCGGTGATTTCCACGAAGCCCAGCACGCGCTCATCGTTATGCAGGACATCTATCCCCACAACACACGTGCGCTGGATATGCTGGCAAGGCAGCAAATCTCTATTGGCCGGCTGGATCTTGCCATCGCCACCACAGAGCGGAGTCTAACGCTGTCGGATTCAGCCACCACGCGCGCTACATTGGGCATCGCCCACCTCCTCGACGGAGATTACGCTGCGGCCAGAGAAGCGCTAAGCCGGGCCTTCCAGGCCGATAGAGGGATGACCCTGACCCTGCTGCAGCTGGCTGAGGCTGAAGAATTGCTCGGCAATGAGCCCAAAGCCGATCAACTGTATAAGCAGGTGATTGATCGGGAACAGGCCGGTGATCTTCTATTATCTCCCCAGGCGGCTGCACTGGCTTATGCGCACCGCGGCGAGACAGATACAGCTGTGCGATTGACCCGCTCATCACACCGCCAGATCAAGGGGCTGCGCCATGCGCGAGCGGCTGCGCTGGTCTATACTCTCGCCAACATGCACCTTGACGCACTCAATCATATCGAAGAGGCCCTGGACGCGGGGTCGAAGGGCCACTACTTCAACCTGCCCTGGTTCGACCCTTTGTGTGCGGAAACCCGTTTTCTCGAACTCATGGAGCAAGCGGAAAATGATTCCCGCTGCGTTGCCCTCGCCATATCAGGTGCGGAGTAA
- the nudC gene encoding NAD(+) diphosphatase, translating to MFRPDNAPPEGGLPELHVVFQNGKLVTDMRSADLCLLQEQVTRGIGWQVRRRQFVGFWGEQPLFALEIDERDEVDPLQFNAGSLYQLLGRVDEQLFSVAGRAAQLLDWERDHRYCGRCGNEMSADLSERAMRCSPCGTIIYPRIAPCIITLVTRGDELLLARNANFPGPMYSTLAGFIEAGENAEETLIREVREEVGVEVGKLEYFQSQAWPFPNQLMLGFFAEYRSGELTPDHVEIADAQWFHYSDLPVIPPASSVAGQLIRHFVATKQR from the coding sequence ATGTTCCGACCCGACAATGCGCCCCCCGAGGGTGGCCTGCCCGAACTCCACGTGGTCTTCCAGAACGGTAAATTGGTGACTGATATGCGGTCCGCCGATCTCTGTTTGCTGCAGGAGCAGGTTACCCGAGGGATAGGATGGCAGGTAAGGCGCCGCCAGTTCGTTGGGTTCTGGGGAGAACAGCCGTTGTTTGCCCTCGAAATTGACGAGCGAGATGAAGTAGACCCGCTGCAGTTCAATGCCGGCTCACTCTACCAATTACTCGGTCGGGTAGACGAGCAGCTGTTTTCTGTAGCGGGCAGGGCAGCCCAATTGCTGGATTGGGAGCGTGACCATCGATACTGCGGCCGTTGTGGCAATGAGATGTCCGCTGATCTTAGCGAGCGCGCGATGCGCTGTTCGCCTTGCGGCACGATAATCTATCCGCGTATCGCGCCATGTATTATTACCTTGGTCACTCGCGGTGATGAATTGTTGCTGGCGCGCAATGCCAACTTTCCTGGCCCTATGTACAGCACCCTGGCAGGTTTTATTGAGGCTGGAGAGAATGCTGAAGAGACGCTTATTCGCGAGGTTCGTGAGGAGGTAGGTGTCGAGGTTGGAAAACTTGAGTACTTTCAATCACAAGCCTGGCCATTCCCCAATCAGCTGATGCTCGGATTCTTTGCCGAGTATCGCAGTGGTGAGCTCACACCCGATCACGTCGAGATAGCAGACGCGCAATGGTTTCACTACAGTGATTTGCCCGTCATTCCCCCCGCCAGTTCGGTTGCTGGCCAATTGATCAGGCACTTTGTTGCCACTAAACAACGTTAA
- the dnaQ gene encoding DNA polymerase III subunit epsilon produces MRQIVLDTETTGLEVSQGHRIIEIGCVELDSRQLTGNHFHVYINPEREIDQGAIEVHGITNEYLADKPLFAQVAQEFFDFVNGAELVIHNAPFDIGFLDAELKRVGKQFPPLAQVCSVVDSLILARGKHPGQRNNLDALCSRYMVDNSSRELHGALLDAEILADVYLAMTGGQTALSLSDSDGDSDGSNRGERIVRLGQDRASLPVIEPCAEELAAHEAQLEAIAAGNGGKVLWRDLT; encoded by the coding sequence ATGCGTCAAATTGTATTGGATACGGAGACTACCGGCCTGGAAGTCAGTCAGGGTCACCGGATCATCGAAATTGGTTGTGTGGAGCTCGATAGTCGCCAGCTGACAGGCAACCATTTCCACGTCTACATCAACCCCGAGCGGGAGATCGACCAGGGTGCTATCGAGGTCCACGGTATCACCAACGAGTACCTCGCCGACAAGCCACTGTTCGCTCAAGTCGCGCAAGAATTTTTCGACTTCGTAAATGGTGCAGAACTCGTTATTCATAACGCACCGTTTGACATCGGCTTCCTCGATGCCGAGCTGAAGCGGGTGGGTAAGCAGTTTCCGCCGCTGGCACAAGTGTGCAGTGTGGTCGACAGCTTGATTCTTGCGCGCGGCAAGCACCCGGGGCAGCGTAATAATCTGGATGCACTGTGTTCGCGCTACATGGTGGACAATTCCAGCCGCGAGTTGCACGGCGCATTGCTGGATGCGGAGATTCTCGCGGATGTCTATCTGGCGATGACAGGCGGGCAAACCGCGCTGTCGCTGTCAGATAGCGATGGCGATTCAGACGGGTCTAATCGGGGCGAGCGTATTGTCCGTTTGGGCCAGGATCGTGCATCACTGCCGGTTATCGAACCTTGCGCAGAGGAACTGGCTGCCCACGAAGCGCAGCTGGAAGCTATCGCTGCAGGCAACGGCGGCAAGGTGTTGTGGCGAGATCTGACCTAG